A genomic segment from Candidatus Krumholzibacteriia bacterium encodes:
- a CDS encoding tetratricopeptide repeat protein, with amino-acid sequence MRSTKQRKGWLAAVALIAIVVSFPAGCAYFNLFYNAETAFEEGERLGEEVDPRDRPTQQQRNQYRRAIRKSEMLLDEYPDSDLVDDALFLMGKSYLRLNEWSDALRNLDNLLANFPNSEFVQEAMYLKSLAHLGRGEEQAGLDWFARLRESFPDGRFAAEALYRLGDAYAEDRRYDQAIDYYRRFLEQHPDRPEVSSARLSLARILLELDRRPEALEQLAAVDPELLNDAQRFEVERLRVVTLIEEGRPEEAAELVVELSDLAMDQSQRDEAFLLEGRTLLEQGRVDEGIEALEVLGAEDSQSQAKGQAWYTIVEYLVRERGPDSELLAEKLETAVSRRLGAEWGPPVKVRESQLAQYEELRGVVAADSTEALERVEAAFELGELVLFGFERPGDALPWYERALELGADTEFGPPAAYAIGYIRAEHMDDPEGADRMYARLREDYPESPQARSLAGEEFLTAKERTQEELEALVAARMRQIGAGGTGTGPGGGATDDPRFAPTRSLQYGGPGAFTPRERGR; translated from the coding sequence TTGAGATCGACGAAGCAGCGGAAGGGATGGCTCGCCGCGGTCGCACTGATCGCGATCGTGGTGTCGTTCCCGGCGGGCTGCGCCTACTTCAACCTGTTCTACAATGCCGAGACCGCCTTCGAGGAGGGCGAGCGTCTGGGCGAGGAGGTCGATCCACGCGACCGGCCGACGCAACAGCAGCGGAACCAGTACCGGCGCGCCATCCGCAAGTCGGAGATGCTGCTCGACGAGTACCCCGACAGCGACCTCGTCGACGATGCGCTCTTCCTCATGGGCAAGTCCTACCTGCGTCTGAACGAGTGGTCGGACGCCCTGCGGAACCTCGACAACCTGCTCGCCAACTTCCCGAACAGTGAGTTCGTCCAGGAGGCCATGTACCTCAAGAGCCTGGCCCATCTGGGCCGGGGCGAGGAGCAGGCCGGTCTCGACTGGTTCGCGCGGCTGCGCGAATCCTTTCCCGACGGTCGTTTCGCGGCCGAGGCCCTGTACCGTCTCGGCGATGCCTACGCCGAGGACCGCCGCTACGATCAGGCCATCGACTACTACCGGCGCTTCCTGGAGCAACACCCCGATCGTCCCGAGGTGTCGTCGGCCCGTCTGTCGCTCGCGCGGATCCTGCTCGAGCTCGATCGGCGGCCCGAGGCGCTCGAACAGCTGGCGGCCGTCGACCCCGAGCTCCTGAACGACGCGCAGCGCTTCGAGGTGGAGCGCCTGCGCGTGGTGACCCTGATCGAGGAGGGTCGTCCCGAGGAGGCCGCCGAACTCGTGGTCGAGCTCTCGGATCTCGCGATGGACCAGTCCCAGCGCGACGAGGCCTTCCTGCTCGAGGGGCGGACCCTGCTCGAGCAGGGACGCGTCGACGAGGGCATCGAGGCCCTCGAAGTGCTCGGCGCGGAGGACAGCCAGTCGCAGGCCAAGGGCCAGGCCTGGTACACGATCGTCGAGTACCTGGTCCGCGAACGGGGTCCCGACAGCGAACTACTCGCCGAAAAGCTGGAGACAGCGGTCTCGCGGCGGCTCGGCGCGGAGTGGGGACCACCCGTGAAGGTGCGCGAGAGTCAGCTCGCGCAGTACGAGGAGCTGCGCGGAGTCGTCGCCGCCGACAGCACCGAGGCGCTCGAGCGCGTCGAGGCGGCCTTCGAACTGGGTGAACTCGTCCTGTTCGGGTTCGAGCGCCCGGGCGATGCCCTTCCGTGGTACGAGCGAGCCCTCGAGCTCGGTGCCGACACCGAGTTCGGTCCGCCCGCGGCCTATGCCATCGGGTACATCCGGGCCGAGCACATGGACGATCCCGAAGGGGCCGACCGGATGTACGCCCGTCTGCGCGAGGACTACCCCGAGTCGCCACAGGCGCGCAGCCTGGCCGGTGAGGAGTTCCTCACTGCCAAGGAGCGGACGCAGGAGGAGCTGGAGGCCCTCGTCGCGGCACGCATGCGTCAGATCGGAGCGGGTGGGACCGGGACCGGTCCCGGCGGGGGAGCGACCGACGATCCGCGCTTCGCGCCCACGCGTTCGCTGCAGTACGGCGGTCCCGGTGCCTTCACCCCCCGTGAACGAGGCCGATGA
- the pyrR gene encoding bifunctional pyr operon transcriptional regulator/uracil phosphoribosyltransferase PyrR yields MREKSQLLDSADMNRALARIAHEVIERNHGTDDVVLIGIQRRGVSLARDVQRAITRIEGTDVPLGTLDITFYRDDLSTMGPAPSVGSTDLPFDINDKTVVLVDDVLYTGRTVRAAMNELMDYGRARAIQLAVLIDRGHRELPIRADYVGKNVPTSRREVIKVMVEDFDETRKVVLGELLDDESGEGDKA; encoded by the coding sequence ATCCGAGAGAAATCGCAGCTCCTCGACAGCGCCGACATGAACCGCGCGCTGGCGCGCATCGCCCACGAGGTGATCGAGCGCAACCACGGGACCGACGACGTGGTGCTCATCGGCATCCAGCGGCGGGGGGTGAGCCTGGCCCGCGACGTCCAGCGCGCGATCACGCGGATCGAGGGCACCGACGTTCCGCTGGGAACGCTCGACATCACCTTCTACCGCGACGACCTGTCGACCATGGGTCCCGCACCGAGCGTGGGGTCGACCGATCTGCCCTTCGACATCAACGACAAGACGGTCGTCCTGGTCGACGACGTGCTCTACACCGGCCGCACCGTGCGCGCGGCCATGAACGAACTCATGGACTACGGCCGTGCGCGCGCGATCCAGCTGGCGGTGCTGATCGACCGCGGCCACCGCGAGCTGCCCATCCGCGCCGACTACGTGGGCAAGAACGTGCCCACGTCGCGGCGCGAGGTGATCAAGGTCATGGTCGAGGACTTCGACGAGACGCGGAAGGTCGTGCTCGGCGAGCTGCTCGACGACGAATCCGGCGAAGGAGACAAGGCCTGA
- a CDS encoding aspartate carbamoyltransferase catalytic subunit, with protein MMFAQKHLLDLESYTAAQILEILDTAESFRRVLDRPIPKVPVLRAKTITNLFFEPSTRTRISFELAEKRLSADVVNFSASGSSVAKGETLRDTAENILAMKVDMIVMRHPDSGAARYLSERVPASVINAGDGMHEHPTQGLLDMMTMRQKLGSLEGKKVTIVGDIAHSRVARSNVWGLNKLGARVTVCGPPPMMPLDIESLGCTVEYDFGRAIEDADAVNVLRIQLERQENQIFPGNREYARAYRLDDRMLARTKPGCIIMHPGPMNRDVEISSAVADGDRQVILEQVTNGVAVRMAVLYLLSGGVRESLGQDL; from the coding sequence CTGATGTTCGCGCAGAAGCACCTGCTCGATCTCGAGAGCTACACCGCGGCGCAGATCCTCGAGATCCTCGACACGGCCGAGAGCTTCCGCCGGGTCCTCGATCGCCCGATTCCCAAGGTCCCGGTCCTGCGGGCGAAGACGATCACCAACCTGTTCTTCGAGCCGAGCACGCGCACGCGGATCAGCTTCGAGCTGGCCGAGAAGCGTCTCAGTGCCGACGTGGTGAACTTCAGTGCCTCCGGCAGTTCGGTGGCCAAGGGCGAGACCCTGCGCGACACGGCTGAGAACATCCTGGCCATGAAGGTCGACATGATCGTCATGCGGCACCCGGACTCGGGCGCGGCGCGCTACCTGTCGGAGCGGGTGCCGGCGAGCGTGATCAACGCCGGCGACGGCATGCACGAGCACCCCACGCAGGGTCTGCTCGACATGATGACCATGCGGCAGAAGCTCGGTTCGCTCGAGGGCAAGAAGGTCACCATCGTCGGAGACATCGCGCACTCGCGCGTGGCGCGCAGCAACGTGTGGGGGCTGAACAAGCTCGGTGCCCGTGTCACCGTGTGCGGTCCGCCGCCGATGATGCCGCTCGACATCGAGAGTCTGGGCTGCACCGTCGAGTACGACTTCGGTCGGGCGATCGAAGACGCCGATGCGGTGAACGTCCTGCGGATCCAGCTGGAGCGGCAGGAGAACCAGATCTTCCCGGGCAACCGCGAGTACGCCCGCGCCTACCGGCTCGACGACCGCATGCTCGCCCGCACCAAGCCCGGGTGCATCATCATGCACCCCGGACCCATGAACCGCGATGTCGAGATCAGCAGTGCGGTGGCCGACGGCGACCGTCAGGTGATCCTCGAACAGGTGACCAACGGCGTGGCCGTGCGCATGGCCGTGCTCTACCTGCTCTCCGGCGGTGTCCGTGAGAGCCTCGGACAGGATCTGTAG
- a CDS encoding tetratricopeptide repeat protein, whose translation MTRLVLVAVTLVLGLVAGCADPPRGLPSTDPADEQPPVARSTALEVRAGDTWDSISSRIYGDGRYAERIARDNGRAPDSTPVPGERVRIDVRSEDLELVRAVASARGSYNAGVEAMQQRGRGVEAREAFERALDRAPHYVDARYNLGLVLIRLGEPRAAAEELRRVVDERPDDPDALYGLAAAYVHGGDDARALGPLERALAFDPEFLRARWTYALALERAGRIDEAAAAWEAYLERDATSALADEAREHLRSLRPGR comes from the coding sequence ATGACGCGTCTCGTCCTCGTGGCCGTCACCCTGGTGCTCGGCCTCGTCGCGGGCTGCGCCGATCCCCCCCGGGGTCTGCCCTCGACCGATCCGGCCGACGAGCAGCCACCCGTGGCCCGCAGCACCGCGCTCGAGGTCCGCGCCGGCGACACGTGGGACTCGATCAGCTCGCGGATCTACGGGGACGGCCGCTACGCCGAGCGCATCGCGCGGGACAACGGCCGCGCGCCCGATTCGACGCCGGTGCCCGGCGAGCGGGTGCGGATCGACGTGCGCAGCGAGGACCTCGAACTCGTCCGCGCCGTCGCCTCGGCGCGCGGTTCGTACAACGCCGGCGTCGAGGCCATGCAGCAGCGCGGCCGCGGGGTCGAAGCCCGCGAGGCCTTCGAGCGGGCCCTGGATCGCGCCCCGCACTACGTCGACGCGCGCTACAACCTGGGCCTGGTCCTGATCCGTCTGGGCGAACCCCGGGCTGCCGCCGAGGAGCTGCGGCGCGTGGTGGACGAACGCCCCGACGATCCCGACGCCCTCTACGGCCTCGCCGCCGCCTACGTGCACGGTGGCGACGACGCCCGCGCCCTCGGTCCGCTCGAACGCGCCCTGGCCTTCGATCCGGAGTTCCTGCGCGCCCGCTGGACCTACGCGCTGGCCCTGGAGCGGGCCGGGCGGATCGACGAGGCGGCGGCCGCCTGGGAGGCCTATCTCGAGCGTGACGCCACCAGCGCCCTGGCCGACGAGGCCCGGGAGCACCTGCGCTCCCTCCGGCCGGGCCGTTGA
- the dusB gene encoding tRNA dihydrouridine synthase DusB, protein MVDHANFFQRNRIAEKRARVRALYAHDEVLLSPMAGVTDLVFRAVCRDHGADVTFCEFASADGVVHGNQSTRELIELAEDEHPVGIQLFGSDPERMAEAAREAEKLGPDIIDLNFGCPVKKVVKKNGGSALLCNVPLMEDIVRAVVEATALPVTAKTRLGWSQGSLNYLETTQMLQEAGACAITMHGRTRDQKFTGVADWTPIARMKDVAEVPVIGNGDVWTGEDYRRIKSETHCDAVMIARAAIGNPFVFEEIDAVRRGVEYRHPDVDRVVTVLVDHLDREIALKGPRTGMNRMKRHFAAYLKGCPGVAELRKRVFATNDRDEVVAAFEAYRTRNAGFRPEPLRGRRAA, encoded by the coding sequence ATGGTCGACCACGCGAACTTCTTCCAGCGCAATCGCATCGCCGAGAAGCGCGCGCGAGTGCGGGCGCTGTACGCGCACGACGAGGTCCTGCTCTCGCCCATGGCCGGCGTGACCGACCTCGTCTTCCGCGCCGTCTGCCGCGATCACGGCGCCGACGTCACCTTCTGCGAGTTCGCCAGCGCCGACGGTGTCGTCCACGGCAACCAGAGCACGCGCGAGCTCATCGAGCTGGCCGAGGACGAGCACCCCGTGGGGATCCAGCTCTTCGGCAGCGATCCCGAGCGCATGGCCGAGGCCGCGCGCGAGGCCGAGAAACTCGGTCCCGACATCATCGACCTGAACTTCGGCTGCCCGGTGAAGAAGGTCGTGAAGAAGAACGGCGGCTCGGCGCTGCTGTGCAACGTGCCGCTCATGGAGGACATCGTCCGCGCGGTGGTGGAGGCCACGGCGTTGCCCGTGACGGCCAAGACCCGCCTGGGCTGGAGCCAGGGCTCGCTGAACTACCTCGAGACCACGCAGATGCTGCAGGAGGCCGGGGCCTGCGCGATCACCATGCACGGCCGGACGCGCGACCAGAAGTTCACCGGTGTCGCCGATTGGACCCCGATCGCCCGGATGAAGGACGTCGCCGAGGTCCCCGTGATCGGCAACGGGGACGTGTGGACGGGCGAGGACTACCGCCGGATCAAGTCCGAGACCCATTGCGACGCGGTCATGATCGCTCGCGCTGCGATCGGCAACCCCTTCGTGTTCGAGGAGATCGACGCGGTGCGCCGTGGTGTGGAGTACCGGCACCCCGATGTCGACCGTGTCGTGACGGTGCTCGTCGACCACCTGGACCGCGAGATCGCGCTGAAGGGACCGCGCACGGGCATGAATCGCATGAAGCGCCACTTCGCGGCCTACCTCAAGGGCTGCCCGGGCGTGGCCGAGCTGCGCAAGCGGGTGTTCGCGACCAACGACCGCGACGAGGTGGTGGCCGCCTTCGAGGCCTACCGCACGCGCAACGCGGGGTTCCGGCCCGAGCCGCTGCGGGGGAGACGCGCGGCATGA
- a CDS encoding nitrilase-related carbon-nitrogen hydrolase, with product MMRVAVVQFSPRFGEVDANLRRTEELIQGLDAEVVVLPELFQTGYLFTRREELPRLAEPLDGPTRDLVTSWARDLDAAIVYGFAEATPQGCFNSAALVGPEGLLSHYRKIHLFDREKLWFEPGTMGFSVIEFRGVRMGIMVCFDWRFPEAARSLAFLGADLIVHPSNLVLPWCPDAMITRALENNVFIATSDRWGVEAKDGVELRFIGRSQVVSPRGERLATLGEAEDGVIVVDIDPALARDKQVTEHNHLYGDRSPALYVGTPLEH from the coding sequence ATGATGCGTGTTGCCGTGGTCCAGTTCTCCCCCCGCTTCGGTGAGGTCGACGCGAACCTCCGTCGGACCGAGGAACTGATCCAGGGACTCGACGCCGAGGTCGTCGTGTTGCCGGAGCTGTTCCAGACCGGATACCTGTTCACCCGTCGCGAAGAACTCCCTCGCCTGGCCGAACCGCTCGACGGTCCCACGCGGGATCTCGTGACGAGCTGGGCCCGCGATCTCGACGCGGCGATCGTCTACGGCTTCGCCGAGGCCACGCCGCAGGGCTGCTTCAACAGTGCCGCCCTGGTCGGCCCCGAGGGCTTGCTCTCGCACTACCGGAAGATCCACCTGTTCGATCGCGAGAAGCTCTGGTTCGAACCCGGCACCATGGGCTTCTCGGTGATCGAGTTCCGCGGTGTCCGCATGGGGATCATGGTCTGCTTCGACTGGCGCTTCCCCGAGGCCGCACGCAGTCTCGCCTTCCTGGGCGCCGATCTGATCGTCCACCCCAGCAACCTGGTCCTGCCTTGGTGTCCCGACGCCATGATCACCCGGGCCCTGGAGAACAACGTGTTCATCGCCACCAGCGACCGCTGGGGCGTCGAGGCCAAGGACGGCGTGGAGCTGCGCTTCATCGGACGCAGCCAGGTCGTGAGCCCGCGCGGGGAACGACTGGCCACGCTCGGCGAGGCGGAGGACGGCGTGATCGTCGTCGACATCGACCCGGCACTGGCCCGTGACAAGCAGGTGACCGAGCACAACCACCTGTACGGCGACCGTTCCCCGGCTCTGTACGTGGGCACGCCCCTGGAGCACTGA
- a CDS encoding dihydroorotase: protein MERRDHRTLIVTGARLIDPARKLDGTGHLVARDGEIVACDLGDLPADFAPVEGAEQRNGEGLTLVPGFFDLRAHLREPGYEDRETIATGCAAAAAGGYTDTTAMPNTHPCADTPGAIELVLVRSAEAGRCRVHPVAALTAGMKGESMVEYGDLFDAGAVAFSDDVQWVRDSGLMRHAMESIRTLGVPVISHPEDASLSPNGTMHEGTWSTRLGLVGLPSAAEVSAIARDIELARLTGAPLHVPHVSTRDGVELIRGARAQGLAITCETTPHHVFFTDSDCRDYDTSFKVKPPLRSVADQEALVEALADGTIDAIASDHAPHTGTDKERTFAHAPFGVIGLETAFAAAHERLVRRGPLDLPRLVELMSTAPARILGKPGGSLEPGRSADFALIDPEDTWTPHAGGLRSKGRNCPWLGRALTGRVHTTFLAGRVTFDLETATPAGGAV from the coding sequence ATGGAACGCCGCGACCACCGAACCCTCATCGTCACCGGGGCCCGCCTGATCGATCCGGCGCGGAAGCTCGACGGTACCGGTCACCTGGTGGCGCGCGACGGCGAGATCGTCGCCTGCGACCTGGGCGATCTGCCCGCCGACTTCGCGCCCGTCGAAGGCGCCGAACAGCGCAACGGGGAGGGGCTGACGCTCGTCCCCGGATTCTTCGACCTTCGTGCCCACCTGCGCGAGCCCGGCTACGAGGACCGCGAGACCATCGCGACCGGTTGCGCGGCGGCCGCGGCGGGCGGGTACACCGACACGACGGCCATGCCGAACACACACCCGTGCGCCGACACCCCGGGCGCCATCGAACTCGTGCTGGTCCGCAGTGCCGAGGCCGGCAGGTGCCGCGTGCATCCGGTGGCGGCCCTGACCGCGGGAATGAAGGGCGAGTCGATGGTCGAGTACGGTGACCTGTTCGATGCCGGAGCGGTGGCCTTCTCCGACGACGTCCAGTGGGTGCGCGACAGCGGGCTGATGCGCCACGCCATGGAGTCGATCCGAACGCTGGGCGTGCCGGTGATCAGTCACCCCGAGGACGCCTCGCTGTCGCCCAACGGCACCATGCACGAAGGGACCTGGAGCACCCGTCTGGGGCTGGTCGGCCTGCCGTCGGCGGCCGAGGTCAGCGCGATCGCCCGTGACATCGAACTCGCGCGACTGACCGGCGCACCGCTGCACGTTCCACACGTCAGCACGCGGGACGGCGTCGAGCTGATCCGCGGGGCCCGGGCGCAGGGCCTGGCGATCACCTGCGAGACCACACCGCACCACGTCTTCTTCACCGACTCCGACTGCCGCGACTACGACACCTCGTTCAAGGTGAAACCGCCCCTGCGCAGCGTCGCCGACCAGGAGGCCCTGGTCGAGGCCCTGGCCGACGGCACCATCGATGCGATCGCCAGCGACCACGCCCCGCACACGGGCACCGACAAGGAACGCACCTTCGCCCACGCACCCTTCGGCGTCATCGGGCTGGAGACCGCCTTCGCCGCCGCCCACGAGCGGCTGGTCCGGCGCGGTCCGCTGGACCTGCCGCGTCTGGTCGAGTTGATGTCGACGGCCCCGGCCCGTATCCTCGGGAAGCCGGGCGGTAGCCTGGAACCCGGCCGTTCGGCCGACTTCGCCCTGATCGACCCCGAGGACACGTGGACCCCGCACGCCGGTGGTCTTCGCAGCAAGGGACGCAACTGCCCGTGGCTGGGTCGTGCGCTCACCGGGCGTGTGCACACGACCTTCCTGGCCGGTCGCGTGACCTTCGACCTGGAGACGGCCACGCCGGCGGGCGGTGCGGTCTGA
- a CDS encoding electron transfer flavoprotein-ubiquinone oxidoreductase produces MNEEAREALEVDVLFVGAGPANLAAAYRLGTMIREHNERADTPIEPMIVMIEKSADIGQHVLSGAVMDPRALDELIPGFRDEGGPFRTPVSEDSLWYLTEGGGFDAPIVPPPLKNQGKYVVSLNEVTQWLAPKVMELGVQIFPGFPGAEMLYDDAQRVVGVRTGDKGIDRDGNRRPNYEPGIDIKARVTIVGEGARGSLCKKMFADLDMHGRQPQVYAIGVKELWEIPEGRMKPGAVIHTLGWPLKSEEFGGAFFYQMSPTELIAGLVIGLDYEDPFLDPHARLQEMKQHPRVKSMLEGGKLLKYGAATIPEGGYYAMPELYHDGVLVVGDSASFLNGMRLKGIHLGMKSGMLAAETAFDALVRGDASASVLRGYHERFENSWAKEELFGARNFHQAFEGGLYSGMAHVGLQMVSGGRGLKDPWITEAGHERMKTVEEYYGKSYRPVGAENGEGIARPEREFDGQLGFDKNTSVYHSDTGHEENQPCHLVVRDTSICHDRCTREYGNPCQHFCPANVYEWTPGSEPGQQTFQINFSNCVHCKTCDIMDPYQIIDWITPEGGGGPNYARM; encoded by the coding sequence ATGAACGAAGAAGCCCGCGAAGCACTCGAGGTCGACGTCCTCTTCGTCGGCGCGGGGCCCGCCAACCTGGCGGCCGCGTATCGCCTCGGCACGATGATCCGGGAGCACAACGAGCGCGCCGACACTCCGATCGAGCCGATGATCGTGATGATCGAGAAGTCGGCGGACATCGGCCAGCACGTTCTCAGCGGCGCCGTCATGGACCCGCGCGCGCTCGACGAGTTGATTCCGGGATTCCGCGACGAGGGAGGGCCCTTCCGAACCCCCGTCAGCGAGGACTCGCTCTGGTACCTGACCGAGGGCGGTGGCTTCGACGCTCCCATCGTTCCGCCTCCGTTGAAGAACCAGGGCAAGTACGTGGTCAGTCTCAACGAGGTCACCCAGTGGCTCGCGCCGAAGGTCATGGAGCTCGGCGTGCAGATCTTTCCCGGCTTCCCCGGTGCCGAGATGCTCTACGACGACGCCCAGCGCGTGGTCGGCGTGCGCACCGGCGACAAGGGGATCGACCGCGACGGCAACCGTCGCCCGAACTACGAACCGGGCATCGACATCAAGGCCAGGGTCACGATCGTCGGCGAGGGCGCCCGTGGCAGCCTCTGCAAGAAGATGTTCGCGGATCTGGACATGCACGGCCGTCAGCCGCAGGTCTACGCCATCGGCGTCAAGGAGCTGTGGGAGATCCCCGAGGGTCGCATGAAGCCCGGCGCGGTGATCCACACCCTGGGCTGGCCGCTGAAGAGCGAGGAGTTCGGCGGTGCCTTCTTCTACCAGATGAGTCCCACCGAACTGATCGCCGGTCTGGTGATCGGCCTCGACTACGAGGATCCCTTCCTCGATCCGCACGCGCGTCTGCAGGAGATGAAGCAGCACCCGCGCGTGAAGTCGATGCTCGAGGGCGGCAAGCTGCTGAAGTACGGCGCGGCGACCATCCCCGAGGGCGGCTACTACGCCATGCCCGAGCTCTACCACGACGGCGTGCTCGTCGTGGGCGACAGTGCCAGCTTCCTCAACGGCATGCGCCTCAAGGGCATCCACCTGGGCATGAAGAGCGGGATGCTCGCCGCCGAGACGGCCTTCGACGCCCTCGTCCGCGGCGACGCCAGTGCCTCGGTGCTCCGCGGCTACCACGAGCGGTTCGAGAACAGTTGGGCGAAGGAAGAGCTCTTCGGCGCCCGCAACTTCCACCAGGCCTTCGAGGGCGGTCTCTACAGCGGCATGGCCCACGTCGGCCTGCAGATGGTCAGCGGCGGCCGCGGCCTGAAGGATCCCTGGATCACCGAAGCCGGCCACGAACGGATGAAGACCGTAGAGGAGTACTACGGCAAGTCGTACCGTCCGGTCGGAGCGGAGAACGGCGAGGGCATCGCGCGCCCCGAACGCGAGTTCGACGGCCAGCTGGGTTTCGACAAGAACACCTCGGTCTACCACTCCGACACCGGACACGAGGAGAACCAGCCCTGCCACCTGGTGGTGCGCGACACCTCGATCTGCCACGACCGCTGCACGCGCGAGTACGGCAACCCGTGCCAGCACTTCTGCCCGGCGAACGTCTACGAATGGACACCGGGGTCGGAACCGGGGCAGCAGACCTTCCAGATCAACTTCAGCAACTGCGTCCACTGCAAGACCTGCGACATCATGGACCCCTACCAGATCATCGACTGGATCACGCCCGAGGGCGGGGGCGGTCCGAACTACGCGCGGATGTAG
- a CDS encoding glycosyltransferase family 4 protein — protein MEHSDRSLLIADAVRVFGGAERFVLDAACGLGELGWRVTVLVHPDTPLDHRARSLGLEVHTARTRANGAPWTVAPLVTWFRRRRFDAVLSVYDKDLRTAAWAARLAGRSTAVIHSRECDTPIKDRPWIRAFHRRVADRIVVNSEATRATTLTSAPWLPAERVAVVPKGIDADRFSAASRGAGDREAAVLGFAGQLVARKRVDLLIDAVRGLPAGTLLRIAGDGPERSRLQERARAAGIDARFDGFVEDLAAWYREVDVFVLPSRVEGWGYVLAEAAASGCAIVAFDSSSVPEVVPAASGACLVESDDHLAAVLRDLLREGRDGWRTRGLRLREHAIECLGLDRMLGNLENEIFVAVSSRRGGRAG, from the coding sequence GTGGAGCATTCCGATCGATCGCTGCTGATCGCCGACGCGGTGCGCGTCTTCGGCGGCGCCGAGCGCTTCGTGCTCGACGCCGCGTGCGGTCTCGGCGAACTGGGCTGGCGGGTGACGGTCCTCGTCCATCCGGACACGCCCCTCGACCACCGCGCCCGCTCGCTCGGCCTCGAGGTGCACACCGCACGCACCCGCGCCAACGGGGCGCCGTGGACCGTGGCCCCCCTCGTGACATGGTTCCGCCGGCGTCGTTTCGACGCGGTGCTGAGCGTGTACGACAAGGACCTGCGCACGGCCGCCTGGGCCGCCCGTCTCGCGGGTCGCTCGACCGCGGTGATCCACAGTCGCGAGTGCGACACGCCGATCAAGGACCGTCCCTGGATCCGGGCCTTCCACCGTCGTGTCGCCGACCGCATCGTCGTCAACAGCGAAGCCACGCGCGCCACGACACTCACCTCCGCCCCCTGGCTCCCGGCCGAGCGCGTGGCCGTGGTTCCGAAGGGGATCGACGCCGACCGCTTCTCCGCCGCGTCCCGTGGAGCCGGCGATCGCGAAGCCGCCGTACTGGGCTTCGCCGGACAGCTCGTCGCGCGCAAGCGCGTCGACCTCCTGATCGACGCCGTCCGTGGACTGCCCGCCGGCACCCTGCTGAGGATCGCCGGCGACGGTCCGGAACGGTCCCGACTGCAGGAACGCGCGCGCGCCGCCGGCATCGACGCGCGCTTCGACGGGTTCGTCGAGGACCTGGCCGCCTGGTACCGCGAGGTCGACGTCTTCGTCCTGCCCTCGCGCGTGGAGGGATGGGGCTACGTGCTCGCCGAGGCCGCGGCGTCCGGCTGCGCGATCGTCGCCTTCGACAGCTCGAGCGTCCCCGAGGTCGTTCCCGCCGCATCGGGGGCATGCCTCGTCGAGTCCGACGACCACCTCGCCGCCGTGCTCCGCGACCTGCTCCGAGAGGGCCGGGACGGCTGGCGTACACGGGGCCTACGGCTCCGCGAACACGCGATCGAATGCCTGGGGCTCGACAGAATGCTCGGGAATCTGGAGAATGAGATCTTCGTCGCTGTTTCGAGTCGCCGCGGTGGACGCGCCGGGTGA